Proteins found in one Xenopus laevis strain J_2021 chromosome 1L, Xenopus_laevis_v10.1, whole genome shotgun sequence genomic segment:
- the LOC108696273 gene encoding vomeronasal type-1 receptor 90, whose translation MILSGTDIVSVTIYFSAIFGSVANLILLLALISNAVKNKVFQPLDRIIVNMALVNLLLCCYTEIPGLLVFFHTKVFGDVGCRILLYLYHTLRLVSLWSVANLSFLHLIKIRRPSHRWLKFIHRHQGKYVNWSLCGCWVVSITFHIPYLLSGDSVRVQNQSNVLFTSTNCIGPSESYLLKLLTYITVSVDITMIFLVILLNGFTIDLLCRHRRQVRDTMTLTHGWNKCTAQATKVLLSLLSLYVICWLSSDLVWVAMASGLIRNGYENKILSSLYGILSSIYYSVSSWVMVFGYRRVRDYLAKVDCCMGKVLSAAQGVQQRQ comes from the coding sequence ATGATATTAAGTGGGACAGATATTGTGTCTGTTACCATTTATTTCTCTGCTATTTTTGGATCTGTGGCAAACCTAATCCTTCTCTTGGCCTTGATCAGCAATGCCGTCAAGAACAAGGTTTTCCAGCCTCTGGACAGGATCATTGTTAACATGGCATTGGTCAACCTCTTGCTTTGTTGCTACACGGAGATACCTGGGCTCTTGGTTTTTTTCCACACTAAAGTGTTTGGAGATGTGGGATGCAGGATTCTGCTTTATTTATACCACACACTCAGGTTAGTCAGCCTTTGGTCAGTGGCCAACCTAAGTTTTCTTCATCTCATCAAGATAAGGAGGCCAAGCCATCGCTGGTTGAAATTCATTCACAGACATCAAGGAAAGTATGTAAACTGGTCCCTGTGTGGCTGTTGGGTTGTTAGTATAACGTTTCATATACCATATCTTCTGTCTGGCGATTCAGTGAGGGTGCAGAATCAGAGCAACGTCCTCTTTACAAGCACCAACTGTATAGGTCCATCGGAAAGCTACCTACTTAAACTTCTCACCTACATCACAGTGAGCGTGGACATCACAATGATATTCCTGGTGATATTATTAAATGGCTTTACCATCGACCTGCTTTGTAGACACAGGCGACAAGTAAGGGACACAATGACCCTCACACATGGTTGGAACAAGTGTACGGCACAAGCAACTAAAGTCCTCCTGTCTCTGCTCTCTCTTTACGTGATATGCTGGCTCTCGAGTGACCTGGTCTGGGTGGCCATGGCTTCTGGACTAATACGGAACGGCTATGAAAATAAGATCCTTTCATCGCTTTATGGTATACTGTCATCCATTTACTACTCTGTCAGTTCCTGGGTCATGGTCTTTGGTTACCGGCGAGTTCGAGATTACTTGGCCAAGGTTGACTGCTGCATGGGAAAGGTGTTATCAGCTGCACAAGGAGTACAACAGAGGCAATGA